The following proteins come from a genomic window of Vallitaleaceae bacterium 9-2:
- a CDS encoding response regulator, with protein sequence MYRILIVDDEAIIRQGLIGYIDWKSLNCLIAADFENGLQAIEYLKSECVDIIISDIKMPGADGITLAKYVHEECPDTKVILYTGYSDFKYAKSAIKYDVSDFIVKPSTMDNIVNVIQENIKKIEKQIHKNNQLSHLESQLQRIHHKEKLNVIRDFVEGIKMDQTTIEKTLKQYNINVNQFCLLLFKINSEKPFNDTQTLHFINLSLKDLDQYTFILNRTTYGTLICLDNMSPKLYENKLIEKCEEINAFVTEYINGSIYIGISQKHNDMSQAPIAFMEAQQCLDSSFYEQNPITLYSHYNGPKDNPTFAERSLEKISTYLNKNDEIEAQKAISSMFRTMSDNKEPIDYTKSMGIAIYTILMNVIHRQSLQSSDIFGTKDPYHEILSAESLDALIDTLCHMVHSILSYMSEGNNNYIIKQVNEFIQNNYYKNIKLTDIASYIPINSSYLSRLYKEKTNQTITSAIRAIRIDKAKELLQNSKLKTYEIAEKTGFDDSAYFSYVFKHETGFSPSQFRSHHIKKELQ encoded by the coding sequence ATGTATCGAATTTTAATCGTAGATGATGAAGCTATTATACGTCAAGGATTAATTGGATATATTGATTGGAAAAGTCTCAATTGCCTTATAGCTGCTGATTTTGAAAATGGTTTACAGGCAATTGAATATCTAAAATCCGAATGCGTTGATATTATTATATCCGATATTAAAATGCCTGGAGCTGATGGTATCACTTTAGCTAAATACGTCCATGAAGAGTGTCCAGATACAAAAGTAATCCTTTATACTGGTTATTCTGATTTTAAATATGCCAAATCTGCCATTAAATATGATGTATCTGACTTCATTGTCAAACCTTCTACAATGGATAATATTGTTAATGTCATTCAAGAAAACATTAAGAAAATCGAAAAACAAATCCACAAAAATAATCAACTCTCTCATTTAGAAAGTCAACTTCAACGTATTCATCATAAAGAAAAGTTGAATGTCATCCGTGACTTTGTAGAGGGTATTAAAATGGATCAGACAACCATTGAAAAGACGTTGAAACAATACAACATCAATGTCAATCAATTTTGTCTTCTGCTATTTAAAATCAATAGTGAGAAGCCATTTAACGATACACAAACTCTTCATTTCATTAATCTATCATTAAAAGACTTAGACCAATATACTTTCATACTCAACCGAACAACCTATGGGACCCTTATTTGTCTAGATAATATGTCTCCAAAACTTTATGAAAATAAGCTTATTGAAAAATGTGAAGAGATAAATGCTTTTGTGACAGAATATATTAATGGGTCAATTTATATAGGTATTAGCCAAAAACATAACGATATGTCACAGGCTCCAATAGCATTCATGGAAGCCCAACAGTGTCTAGATAGTTCTTTCTATGAACAAAACCCTATTACTCTTTATTCTCATTATAATGGACCTAAAGATAATCCGACATTTGCTGAACGTAGTCTTGAAAAAATTTCAACATATCTTAATAAAAACGATGAAATTGAAGCACAGAAAGCTATTTCTTCAATGTTTAGAACAATGAGTGACAACAAAGAACCTATCGATTATACTAAATCAATGGGTATCGCCATATATACTATCTTAATGAATGTTATACATCGACAGAGTCTGCAAAGTTCTGATATTTTCGGCACGAAAGACCCCTATCATGAAATTCTTTCTGCCGAAAGCCTTGACGCTTTGATTGATACTCTATGCCACATGGTGCATTCCATTCTTTCCTATATGTCAGAGGGAAATAACAACTACATTATCAAACAAGTTAACGAATTCATTCAAAATAATTATTATAAAAACATTAAACTTACTGATATTGCCTCATACATTCCCATTAACAGTTCCTATTTAAGCCGGCTTTATAAAGAAAAAACAAATCAGACGATCACTTCAGCCATTAGAGCGATACGAATTGATAAGGCAAAGGAATTGCTGCAAAATAGCAAACTAAAAACATATGAAATCGCTGAGAAAACAGGATTTGATGATTCAGCCTACTTTTCATACGTTTTTAAACATGAAACCGGTTTTTCTCCAAGTCAATTTAGGAGTCACCATATAAAAAAGGAACTGCAATAA
- a CDS encoding AEC family transporter: MEQVITAISVVLPVFIIISVGAILRYKKWINEEFIHIAMKIVFNLCLPSMLFLKVSKADISILLSANSLKFAVFSAVATVIIYFISQGLSKKFIKNFESRGTFIQGCFRSNYMIMGNAILYNLFGDQIIERMALLFVVIIPLYNILAISALTKDQSNSLVQHIGKMFSKFVTNPLIIGIFLGFLFAFFQIDISEVSEQTLSSLAAISTPLGLIGIGAYMNFNEMDTIKDSAKAVVLKLLLYPALVVFSGIVLGFNRIDTTILFVLFGSPTAISSFIMASALGGDKKLAANIVILSTILSLITFVFGLSILNII; encoded by the coding sequence ATGGAACAAGTAATAACAGCTATTTCTGTTGTTTTGCCAGTTTTTATAATAATAAGTGTAGGAGCAATTTTACGTTATAAAAAATGGATTAATGAAGAGTTTATACATATAGCAATGAAAATTGTTTTTAATCTTTGCTTACCAAGTATGTTGTTTTTAAAAGTAAGTAAGGCAGATATAAGTATTCTATTAAGTGCTAATTCTCTAAAATTTGCCGTATTTTCAGCAGTTGCCACAGTCATTATTTATTTTATATCTCAAGGTTTATCAAAAAAATTTATTAAGAATTTTGAAAGTAGAGGAACCTTTATACAGGGATGTTTTCGGAGTAATTATATGATTATGGGAAATGCCATCCTATATAATCTTTTTGGAGATCAAATCATTGAAAGAATGGCGTTGCTTTTTGTCGTTATTATTCCTTTATATAACATATTGGCTATTTCTGCACTGACAAAGGACCAATCGAATTCATTAGTCCAGCACATAGGAAAAATGTTTAGTAAATTTGTAACCAATCCATTAATAATTGGTATTTTTTTAGGCTTTTTATTTGCTTTTTTTCAAATAGATATCTCAGAAGTGTCTGAGCAAACGTTGTCAAGTTTAGCAGCGATTTCTACACCATTAGGTCTTATAGGTATTGGCGCTTATATGAACTTTAATGAAATGGATACAATCAAAGATAGTGCAAAAGCAGTTGTTCTTAAATTGTTATTATATCCTGCTTTAGTTGTGTTTAGTGGAATTGTTCTGGGTTTTAACCGCATTGATACGACTATTTTATTTGTTTTATTTGGTTCGCCAACGGCAATTAGTAGTTTTATAATGGCAAGTGCTCTAGGTGGTGACAAAAAACTTGCGGCTAATATTGTTATACTTAGTACTATTTTATCTTTAATAACCTTTGTTTTTGGATTATCAATATTAAATATCATTTGA
- a CDS encoding heme-binding protein, whose product MNEITDNYNRLLEEEMSLQLKKFSRSDAFELALIILEKVEEYEKPIIIEIEMNKVVIFRYFMDETIEDGALWLARKRNSVNLMNMSSLRFQYWLKQKNATISSRLLNTRDYIDCGGGYPIRIEGMGVMGSICVTGLIDTEDHKLIVDSLKAFKEKR is encoded by the coding sequence ATGAATGAAATCACAGACAATTATAACAGACTGTTAGAAGAAGAAATGAGCCTACAGTTAAAAAAATTTTCAAGAAGTGATGCGTTTGAACTTGCACTGATCATTCTTGAAAAGGTAGAAGAATATGAAAAACCTATTATTATCGAAATTGAAATGAATAAAGTGGTAATATTTAGATACTTCATGGATGAAACAATTGAAGATGGAGCATTGTGGTTAGCTAGAAAGAGAAATTCTGTTAACCTTATGAATATGTCTTCTTTACGTTTTCAGTATTGGCTAAAACAAAAGAATGCGACAATATCCAGCAGACTTTTAAATACTAGAGACTATATTGATTGTGGTGGTGGTTATCCAATACGTATTGAAGGTATGGGTGTAATGGGAAGTATTTGTGTGACAGGACTCATCGATACAGAGGATCATAAACTCATTGTTGATTCACTAAAAGCATTTAAAGAAAAAAGATAA
- a CDS encoding MATE family efflux transporter encodes MENNILKGSLLKSIIFLAGPIILMNFFNALYQLIDTYFVTTIGVNETAAVTFVGPANQIITSIGVGLSIAGASLIAREIGKGDKEKVIEYSNNLIIISIILGILVAGFCSLFSKDILIRLGVTENLLLKSDLYFKYTVLAAPFQFVSAAYLGIRRAQGDTFKPSVLFISSIIIKVFLTYIFVSHLSTGIISLALATLIANLSIAAAGIYNLYFNRKERIMLVNKKIINKKAVYEIIRIGIPSVLEKSATSYGFLIINQKVLFYGEAVLVAYGVTNRINSLAFASVTGIGTATATIISQNLGAKNYKRIDKTVKVGYLIAIALSILTMTVIWIFRTNIATQFSENDPIVFEHIMNAMSTYSFSIIPWGFFQIVIGFYQGIGKTKYNLFISLIRLYAFRVPLVILFMNFFMQIGEYSIWYAMLFSNILTAFMAMIMRKREQKKLH; translated from the coding sequence ATGGAAAATAATATCTTAAAAGGGAGCCTGCTAAAAAGTATTATCTTTTTAGCAGGTCCTATTATATTAATGAACTTCTTTAATGCATTATATCAACTTATTGATACATATTTTGTCACAACAATAGGGGTTAATGAAACAGCGGCAGTTACTTTTGTAGGGCCTGCAAATCAAATTATTACGTCCATTGGCGTTGGTTTATCAATTGCAGGTGCTAGCCTGATTGCCAGAGAAATAGGAAAAGGCGATAAAGAGAAAGTAATTGAATATTCGAATAATTTGATAATTATATCAATAATATTGGGTATATTGGTTGCTGGATTTTGCTCTTTATTCTCAAAAGATATTTTGATTCGATTAGGCGTTACAGAAAACTTATTGCTAAAAAGTGATTTATATTTTAAATATACAGTTTTAGCTGCCCCTTTCCAATTCGTTTCTGCAGCATACTTAGGTATCAGAAGAGCCCAAGGTGACACATTTAAACCATCTGTTTTGTTTATAAGTTCAATTATTATTAAAGTTTTTTTAACATATATTTTTGTGTCACACTTATCAACGGGTATTATTAGTTTAGCTTTAGCTACTTTGATTGCAAATTTGAGTATTGCCGCTGCGGGAATATACAATCTTTATTTTAATCGAAAAGAACGTATTATGCTAGTCAATAAAAAGATTATTAACAAAAAAGCTGTTTATGAGATCATAAGAATTGGTATTCCATCCGTTCTAGAAAAAAGTGCGACTTCATATGGGTTTTTAATTATTAATCAAAAAGTACTATTTTACGGGGAAGCTGTTCTTGTTGCTTATGGAGTAACCAATAGAATTAATTCATTGGCCTTTGCTAGTGTTACCGGAATCGGAACAGCAACAGCAACAATCATTAGTCAAAATCTTGGAGCAAAAAATTATAAGCGTATAGACAAAACTGTTAAGGTTGGATACTTAATAGCTATAGCTCTTTCGATTCTCACAATGACAGTAATTTGGATTTTTAGGACAAACATAGCAACTCAGTTTTCTGAAAATGATCCGATAGTATTTGAGCATATTATGAATGCGATGTCAACATATTCTTTTTCTATTATACCATGGGGCTTTTTTCAAATCGTTATTGGTTTTTACCAAGGGATAGGTAAGACAAAATATAATTTGTTTATCAGTTTAATACGATTATATGCCTTTCGTGTGCCTTTAGTTATTCTTTTTATGAACTTCTTTATGCAAATCGGAGAATATAGTATCTGGTATGCAATGTTATTTAGTAATATATTAACTGCTTTTATGGCAATGATAATGAGAAAAAGAGAGCAAAAAAAATTGCATTAG